In one Papilio machaon chromosome 15, ilPapMach1.1, whole genome shotgun sequence genomic region, the following are encoded:
- the LOC106720978 gene encoding pre-mRNA-splicing factor Syf2: MATVEVSETTSTTNKEMTFAEKQAERMKRLRSLHSARNEARSHNHQEVVAEEARNKLPPNYEAKRRQAEWLLDDQKKREEAAKEGKEYDRVKLLNISATEAERLERKKKKKNPDQGFSTYEQATVRQYNRLVKNMPAADMEQYEKQKQKYGDAFYGGPNVIIHGMHEDRKDAIDKMVDDLEGQIAKRAKYSRRRIHNDDADIDYINERNAKFNKKLERFYGEHTSEIKQNLERGTAI, from the coding sequence atggctACAGTGGAAGTATCAGAAACTACGTCAACCACAAATAAGGAAATGACCTTTGCTGAAAAGCAAGCTGAACGTATGAAGAGACTACGTTCTCTTCACTCAGCTAGAAACGAAGCAAGAAGTCATAATCATCAAGAAGTTGTTGCGGAGGAGGCTAGAAATAAACTTCCTCCAAATTACGAAGCCAAACGAAGACAAGCAGAATGGTTATTAGACGATCAAAAGAAACGTGAAGAAGCTGCCAAGGAAGGTAAAGAGTACGATAGAGTGaagttattaaacatatcAGCGACAGAAGCAGAAAGACTTGAAcgtaaaaagaagaaaaagaatcCCGATCAAGGTTTCTCCACATATGAGCAAGCAACAGTAAGGCAATACAATCGACTTGTAAAGAATATGCCCGCAGCTGATATGGAACAATACgaaaaacagaaacaaaaatatggtGATGCATTTTATGGTGGACCTAACGTTATTATACATGGTATGCATGAAGATAGAAAGGATGCTATTGACAAAATGGTTGATGATTTAGAAGGGCAAATTGCAAAACGTGCGAAATATTCTCGACGTCGTATCCACAATGATGACGCAGATATTGATTACATTAATGAAAGGAATGCTAAATTCAATAAGAAGTTGGAGAGATTCTACGGAGAGCATACAtcagaaattaaacaaaatttggaAAGAGGAACTGCAATATAA